One stretch of Methanobacteriaceae archaeon DNA includes these proteins:
- a CDS encoding CooT family nickel-binding protein, whose protein sequence is MCESTAYSTDGSLIMEDVLLIKIDGNQIDLTDILNQKKTIKGHISEIDLDKHGIYINLEK, encoded by the coding sequence ATGTGCGAATCGACAGCATACTCTACAGATGGATCTTTAATAATGGAAGATGTTTTATTGATAAAGATAGATGGAAATCAAATCGATTTAACAGACATATTAAACCAAAAGAAAACTATTAAAGGACATATAAGTGAAATAGACCTTGATAAACACGGAATATATATTAATTTAGAAAAATAA
- a CDS encoding VTT domain-containing protein yields MINELFLSLKSFFVSYGALGVFLGSLLEEIIAPIPSAIVVMGSSFLIMGTDPLNISSFIKLFLNVSIPASLGLTIGSLLLYGLGYYLGKPFIVKWGKYLGLSWADVEKTQKKFAESKSDDIILFTLRAIPLVPSVAISTFCGFIRFNLKDYIIITFLGSLVRASALGFIGWQFGIAYKQLAEQISNLEQIVVMGIIILVIGYLIYIKYLKNKKSF; encoded by the coding sequence ATGATTAATGAACTGTTTTTATCTCTAAAAAGTTTTTTCGTGTCTTATGGTGCTCTTGGGGTATTTTTGGGGAGTTTACTTGAAGAAATAATAGCCCCCATTCCTTCGGCCATCGTGGTTATGGGAAGTAGCTTTCTTATAATGGGAACGGATCCCCTGAACATTTCAAGTTTTATTAAACTATTTTTGAATGTCTCCATCCCTGCTTCACTGGGATTAACCATAGGTTCACTTTTATTATATGGCCTAGGCTATTATTTAGGAAAACCATTCATCGTAAAATGGGGTAAATATCTGGGCCTTAGTTGGGCAGATGTGGAAAAAACACAGAAAAAGTTTGCTGAAAGTAAAAGTGATGACATAATCCTTTTCACTTTAAGGGCTATACCTCTTGTTCCAAGTGTAGCTATAAGCACCTTTTGCGGTTTCATACGATTCAACCTAAAAGATTATATCATTATTACTTTTTTAGGAAGTTTAGTTCGGGCTTCCGCACTGGGATTCATTGGATGGCAATTTGGAATTGCTTACAAACAATTAGCCGAACAAATATCTAATTTAGAACAAATAGTAGTTATGGGAATTATTATTTTAGTTATAGGATACTTGATATATATTAAATACCTAAAAAATAAAAAATCATTTTAG